Sequence from the Castanea sativa cultivar Marrone di Chiusa Pesio chromosome 12, ASM4071231v1 genome:
gcaccaaaaagaaaaaaaagaatgaactaAACGAATTGCCTACATGCAAGTGCACATAGACATTTTTGTCAATTAAGCAGCcccattttctctcttcatttttctccccattttggagagaaatctTTTTAGTAGGCTTAAGAAGAAAATACCTGAACCCCACCATTTATTTTACTTCCTCCCCACCCACCAAATACACTCAAAAATGgttttcatttccattttctctccaaaagaAATGAAGATGTTTGCGTAAGAACTATTTTCTGAATAATATGTGTTTGATTTATCTTCCTCGGAATGGCCAAGGAGTCCTTTTACACTTGATATTAAAAGTGGGAATGTGTATTCTTCTTGATATCGTTTTGGATCCAACCCTTAATCATGAGGGTTTCCTTCTCTTTTATAGTGTTTCATATCTCATCCTGTCCCTCCACGTGGAGAATTGTTGATTCTCCTCTaggatacttgtctcatccttCCTTTTCAAGTCATGCTTAGGGAGTTACAGGCTGTCTCaacactgttcaggtgtcattcCACCATTAATGCGGCTGACATGGTTGGTGTAGTGCATTCAATGTGAAGGTGATAGATGCTTTTTTGGAAAGTTTTCCTATACTATTGGTCTAGACTGGGTTCTGCTATCTTCTTCGAAAAGTGACTTCTTGCCTCATATGGATCCTTCCTTTCCATGGGTTGTCTTGTTCGGACGAAGGCcctgaaattaataaaataatattatatatagtaatataatatgttaattattatttttactcattatattattttcctttattattgcatataatataatatagtataatataaataatatattagtggctcaaaacaaaaaagaaaaaggaaaaaacttgGCAAAGAACAAACCTAGACATGTTGTTGTTTGATTGTTTCGCGTGGTTGCTTGTGGTTGTGtagaagaaacaaaagagaagCAATGAGAGGGATAGACTCATTAAATTGGGGCAATATGTTAATTGGGTAAACAACAAGCTTTTCATGCTTGTTTTCTCTCCAGTTTAAAGAGATGAATTTTTGTGGACTCAGGTGGAAAATGTCTGGGCTCCACCAAAAAATTTCCTCTCATTCTCACCTTACCAAACAACactcacttttattttttctcctttattttcCATTGATCCTATTCCACCTctaaccaaacatacccttgaGTTGACCTAGGCTAAGAGGGTGGGAAGTAGTTAGAACATCCCTCTACCATGGGAACCGTCCACCCACCTCACCAACAATTatctataaataccccaaacatattcaaaggaagatatgaaaaaaattgttgctGTAAGTGCTTAGAAATTGATGGCCCAAGCCCATTAAGAATAGTGGTGCCCTGTCCTTCAAACCTAGcctaaacaatataatttgtatAAAGGGTGGGAAAACAATTCTAATGCAATTTTGGGTCAAGTTCAAGTCTAAGGCTGAATAACCAAAAGTAATAGAAAAAAGGAAATACAAGTAGTAATTGCAAATAAAGTTGCCCTCGGGCAAGTTCGAGAGTTGGTCCTTATATACAATTGATACAAGTTCTATAACAGGTAATATACTATTCACTTTCTTGCTTGTATATCTCTTAAGGAACAATGTTCATCCCACTAACTGGGATGTTTCCCTCCCTTATAGACTCTTCTTCTTTGCATTCTAGCCCTCCACCTAGATACCTTAGGGCTCTCCTTAAGACCCACGTCCCATTGAAGTTTtgttaaaagtggtaaaatggGCTGTTAGTTGTGAAACCACTATTCAggtgtcatttcctcattaatgcagctgataagGTTGTTGTAGTGCATTCAATGCGAATATGGATGTTATACCTTTACAGAAAGCTCCCTCCCACCACCTGGGCCCCTTTCCATGGTCCTTTTTCCTCTAAATGGGCCCTCTTACAACGCTATCTTGCATCTCCTTCCTTTCTCGGACTGATGTAGTCTTCAGGACGGATACTCCTTTGCTGGTGGAATCGTGTGTGTTATTTCATATCCAATCCTTTTTGGTCCTTGTACACCCCACAGTTATCATTATTGCTATATATTTTCTCCTCTATAAAACTCTCTTCTTGACTTAATATTTGGATGAAGAAAGATTAACCCACCATGATTGATGCCCAAACTAGGAAGTTTTGTAGGAGTGGTTTACAAGACTGAATAAGAAGGCAAATCTCTCCAATTATATTAGAGTCCTTGCTATGATTCTCATCTTCCCTAACATCTACATTTACATCTAGAATAAAACTTGAAAAGCATCTTGAAATTATCATCAAAACATTTTTTGAGGGCACATGTATGTatagtttggaaaaaatttaactacaaaattaattgtagtcTAAAACTACAATCTTATTAGTAAAATAagtattattacatattttaaaaatctaattgttgaattgcACATTCTTTgcactcttaatacacatgtcaaattccATGGCAATTGTATAATATTTACTATAagatttataagcttatattttatgtataattttaacttataaaaatttgcaatttaaacaatttattgataatatagtaattgatctttaattttctaaaatttttgcaaATATGGAGAATATAAGAGGAAGATATAATCCAACagtaaatttgttaaaattcactttcaataaaaaatatatagtattaaataaagttataaactaAAGTTACAACCGATTTTATATCTAACTTTGTCCTTATAGTTTGAGAAAAATGGTTAAATTGATTAGCCTCAAAAGTCTCGTAAATCAATGAAATCATTTAATGGAATCAACCCTCTCTCactttgaaattatattttaaaaaaaagaaaaaaaaaaaaaaagtggaaagtGGCAAAGCAAAAACTGCCACACCTAAAGCTTCACTCAAAGAATCCAATTTTAGGTCACTTCATTCATCAAAACTTCAACTCAAAGTCACAGAATCCCAAAACCTCTCCCCCAAAAAATGGCTTCTCTTCTAGCGAGCTCCCAAGCCCTCTTCCTCCTCTCCCCTCCATCCTCAAACCCCAAACCCTTTTCTCTCAAacccctctccctctctctccgcAAACCCACCTCCACCTTTGTCTGCGCTTCCTCTACTCCCCCTTCTCCACAAACCCCATCTCACCCCAACGCCACTCTCACCACCATATCCACCATAGCTTCCATAGCCATTTCCTTCTCCACACGCCTCCTCCTCCCAAAACTCCCactccctctctcactctccacCGCCGCCACCACAACCCTTTTCTTCGCTTCTCTCAAGGACCGTCCCCCTGGCTACCTCAACACCCCTCTCACTGTTGTAGCTGCTGGCCTCGCCAAATGGCTTGACATCTACAGTGGGGTTTTGATGGTCAGGGTTTTGCTCAGTTGGTTCCCTAACATCCCGTGGGACCGTCAACCTTTGTCCGCCATTCGTGACCTCTGCGATCCTTATCTCAATCTCTTTCGTAATATCATCCCACCCATCTTTGACACTCTTGATGTTAGCCCACTTTTGGCTTTTGCGGTGTTGGGTACGCTTGGCTCCATTCTCAATAGCGCCAGGGGAGGAATGTACTGAGCAACTTTTTCAGCAATaacattcattcattcattcggTATGGAATTCTTTTGGATGCTTTTCTTTTCGGTTCTTGCATTATTGTCTCAATTCTCGATCTGGGTTTTATTTCCTTCTGCATTATTGTCTCAAATCTCAATCTgggtttgccttttttttttttcttttttttttggcaaaatacATTGTTGGTCTCTGAATTTTAATCCATCAGTAATTTTAGTCCTTTAACTTAAGTTTAAAGTGTTCACGTTTAGTCCTTAACAAACTTAAAAGTGATCATTTTTAATCCCTAATGTGTCTAATGGAGTGATGACAGGTTAGTTTTTAGTTTGGCCTCCTTATCTAAGGAACTTAAAGTGATGACTTTAAACTTCAATTACTAAAATCACTTGTGGAGTGATGACATAAGTAATGTATTTTGGGTCTTTCTTTGTATTGGATGTAATTCTTGAATCTTctaattcaattaattattgaGATCACTAGCTGAAACTCCACCTTGGTCTATGCTTAGTGTCGTATATTATGTTCACAACCGGAGCAAGCCCAGAAAAATGAAGAGCACTAATTGACTCTTTAGCTGATGGATGTATACCCTTCTTTGAGAAGTTTTCACTGAAGGATGCCCCATAGATATTTTGGTATCGATAATATATAGGACTGAATAGACACTCGTATTTGCTCTGGTGATAGACGTTGGAAACTTAAGCATTTCAATTATGTTTTACCGTTTAGCTTAGGGAACAAGATAATTCTTTTGAACtgaatgtgtatatatagacTGCTCACGAAAATACTAGAATTATAATGATAAGGAACATATACGCAAGGCAGAAAGTTTTGTATTCTTAAGCTTCACCTTCTATTAAGAATCTGAGGGTTGATAGAAGAGCAGAGAGCGAGTGTTGGAATCCCTTCAGAGGGTGCATGACTGAAGGGATGTGAAGTAAACCCTAAATGGCCAAACAAATAActttttgaagggaaaaaaggGGGAGGTAGGGTGTTAAAGGGGAGGGgttttatttgagtttaaagtaaaatttcattCAGCAGAAGTTTTAGTTGGATGTGGTTATCTCTACATAGAGAGTTTTGACATGTTCAAAAAATCATTATCAGCCATCTTCACACATAAGATTTGATTCTAAAGAGGTATATTTATTCTTGAAATGACTATTCTGTTGTTGCTTGTGCAATTGGTTTgtactcacacatacacacactcatatatatatatatatatatatatatatatatatatattaaggcaACAAATTAGAGTCTCTGATGCACTTTTTTGATAGTGTTTTCAGTGCTGTATGTTGCCAATAGTGATCTTGGAGCTGAGATTTTTGcatttgcttacttttttttttttccaaaaaggcTCTTGCATTCAGATGTTCCTATATAAGTTTATTG
This genomic interval carries:
- the LOC142618759 gene encoding ylmG homolog protein 1-2, chloroplastic, producing the protein MASLLASSQALFLLSPPSSNPKPFSLKPLSLSLRKPTSTFVCASSTPPSPQTPSHPNATLTTISTIASIAISFSTRLLLPKLPLPLSLSTAATTTLFFASLKDRPPGYLNTPLTVVAAGLAKWLDIYSGVLMVRVLLSWFPNIPWDRQPLSAIRDLCDPYLNLFRNIIPPIFDTLDVSPLLAFAVLGTLGSILNSARGGMY